From one Gemella morbillorum genomic stretch:
- a CDS encoding protein-ADP-ribose hydrolase: MEKLDYLIKTLNSNIRVPQDKKEKEDLLRTLMNIWEVEELPDEFYRLQDEYLQEKLAQEKLTSLEELTEIERNIYLWQGDITTLKVDAIVNAANKALLGCFIPHHRCIDNAIHSKAGLQLRQECFDIMQNQGEYEKTGQAKLTSGYNLPAKYVVHTVGPIIYDKVEERDKELLASCYRNCLELAVKNGIKSITFCCISTGEFRFPNELAAETAVATVRTFFKNNPECKIKVVFNVFKDSDFDIYRKVLVKEVSSK, translated from the coding sequence ATGGAAAAATTAGATTATCTAATAAAAACATTAAATTCTAATATAAGAGTTCCCCAAGATAAAAAAGAAAAAGAGGATTTACTTAGAACGCTAATGAACATTTGGGAAGTTGAGGAATTACCTGATGAATTTTACAGACTTCAAGATGAATATTTACAAGAAAAGTTAGCGCAAGAGAAGTTAACAAGTCTAGAAGAATTAACAGAAATAGAGAGAAATATTTACCTTTGGCAAGGTGATATAACAACGCTCAAAGTTGATGCAATAGTTAATGCAGCGAATAAAGCTTTACTTGGATGTTTTATTCCACATCATCGTTGTATAGATAACGCGATTCACTCTAAGGCAGGGTTGCAACTAAGACAAGAGTGTTTTGATATTATGCAAAATCAAGGGGAATATGAAAAAACAGGTCAAGCAAAACTAACAAGCGGTTATAATTTGCCAGCGAAGTACGTAGTGCATACGGTGGGACCGATAATTTATGATAAGGTAGAAGAACGTGATAAAGAATTGCTCGCATCATGTTATAGAAATTGTCTAGAACTTGCAGTAAAAAATGGTATAAAATCTATTACATTTTGTTGTATAAGTACTGGAGAATTTCGTTTTCCTAATGAGCTTGCAGCAGAAACAGCAGTGGCAACTGTAAGAACATTTTTTAAGAATAATCCAGAATGTAAAATCAAGGTAGTATTTAATGTTTTTAAAGATAGTGATTTTGATATTTATAGAAAGGTTTTAGTTAAGGAAGTTAGTAGCAAATAG
- the pyk gene encoding pyruvate kinase: MIQKKTKIICTIGPKSESKERLTEMVELGMNVCRLNFSHGDYSEHGARIQTIKEVREETGTNLAILLDTKGPEIRTHNMENDAIILETGNDVIVSMTEVLGTPEKFSITYGELVHDVKAGDTILLDDGLIGLTVNSVDTEAGLIYTTVQNGGVLKNKKGVNVPGVSTKLPGITPKDEEDIRFGCKQDIDFVAASFVRTKENVLEVRRILKEEGCEHVQIVPKIECQEAIDNIDEIIEVSDGIMIARGDLGVEVPAEEVPIMQKSIIAKCNTAGKFVITATQMLDSMQKNPRPTRAEVSDVANAIYDGTDAIMLSGESAAGAYPIESVRTMATIAKHTEEMQDYSRILKDRSRKIVSKDITNAIGVSVGYTALNLDLHTIVTYTESGQTARLISKYRPNAAILAVTPSKKVARGLSLVWGVDAKVSSQVTSTDEMLDTAKEIAETSGYAKKGDAIVITGGIPVNTSRSNVGSTNFLKVSVVD; the protein is encoded by the coding sequence ATGATACAGAAAAAAACTAAAATAATTTGTACAATTGGACCTAAATCAGAATCAAAGGAAAGACTTACGGAAATGGTTGAGTTAGGAATGAACGTTTGTCGTCTTAACTTCTCGCATGGAGACTATTCTGAGCATGGTGCACGTATCCAAACGATTAAAGAAGTAAGAGAAGAGACTGGAACAAATTTAGCAATCTTATTAGATACTAAAGGGCCAGAAATCAGAACACACAACATGGAGAATGATGCGATTATCTTAGAAACAGGTAACGATGTTATCGTATCTATGACAGAAGTATTAGGAACTCCTGAAAAATTCTCTATTACTTACGGAGAATTAGTACATGATGTAAAAGCTGGAGATACTATTTTATTAGATGATGGTCTAATAGGATTAACAGTTAATTCTGTTGATACAGAAGCAGGATTAATCTACACTACTGTTCAAAATGGTGGAGTGCTTAAAAATAAAAAAGGAGTTAATGTTCCAGGTGTTTCTACTAAATTACCAGGTATTACTCCAAAAGATGAAGAAGATATTCGTTTTGGATGTAAACAAGACATCGACTTTGTTGCTGCATCATTCGTTCGTACTAAAGAAAATGTATTAGAAGTTCGCCGTATTCTTAAAGAAGAAGGATGCGAACATGTTCAAATCGTTCCTAAAATCGAATGTCAAGAAGCTATCGACAATATCGATGAAATTATTGAAGTATCAGATGGTATTATGATTGCTCGTGGGGACCTTGGGGTAGAAGTTCCAGCAGAAGAAGTACCTATTATGCAAAAATCTATTATTGCTAAATGTAATACAGCAGGTAAATTTGTAATTACGGCTACTCAAATGTTAGACTCTATGCAAAAAAATCCACGTCCAACACGTGCTGAAGTATCAGACGTAGCGAACGCAATTTATGATGGAACTGATGCAATCATGTTATCAGGAGAATCTGCAGCTGGAGCTTATCCAATAGAATCAGTTCGCACAATGGCTACAATAGCTAAACATACTGAAGAAATGCAAGATTACTCTCGTATTCTTAAAGATCGTTCTAGAAAAATTGTATCAAAAGATATTACAAATGCGATTGGAGTATCAGTTGGATACACTGCATTAAACTTAGATTTACACACTATCGTAACTTATACTGAGTCAGGACAAACAGCAAGATTAATTTCTAAATACCGTCCTAATGCTGCTATTTTAGCAGTAACTCCAAGTAAAAAGGTTGCTCGTGGGTTAAGTCTAGTTTGGGGTGTAGATGCAAAAGTTTCATCTCAAGTAACTTCAACTGACGAAATGTTAGACACGGCAAAAGAAATTGCTGAAACTTCAGGGTATGCTAAAAAAGGTGATGCTATCGTAATTACTGGTGGTATCCCAGTAAATACTTCAAGAAGTAATGTAGGTTCTACTAACTTCTTAAAAGTTTCTGTAGTAGACTAA
- the glpK gene encoding glycerol kinase GlpK: MKKYIMAIDQGTTSSRAIIFNKQAEIVASSQKEFPQIFPQSGWVEHDANAIWNSVQSVIAEVFIESGIKPTQIDSIGITNQRETTVVWDKQTGEPIYNAIVWQSRQSAPIAEKLVKDGYKDLIHKKTGLVVDAYFSATKVRWILEHVGGAQERAEKGELLFGTIDTWLVWKLTGGKTHVTDYTNAARTMLFNIQDLTWDKEILDLLNIPEIMLPEVKSNSEIYGITTDYHFYGGEVKISGLAGDQQAALFGQLAFDKGMIKNTYGTGSFIIMNIGESMQLSKNNLLTTIGYGINGKVYYALEGSIFIAGSAIQWLRDGLRLIKKSSETEELAYNSSNNNEVYLVPAFTGLGAPYWNPEARGTIFGLTRATTKEDLVKATLQSIAYQVRDIIDTMKIDANVEIPLLKVDGGAAHNNYLLQFQSDILGVKIARAENLETTALGAAFFAGLATGYWKNLEEIKNLNSAGKLFVPSMDKNEREKLYKGWKRAVRATEFFAKDE, encoded by the coding sequence ATGAAAAAATATATAATGGCAATAGATCAAGGTACAACAAGCTCAAGGGCGATAATATTTAATAAACAAGCAGAAATAGTTGCAAGTAGTCAAAAGGAATTCCCGCAGATTTTCCCACAATCAGGTTGGGTAGAACATGATGCAAATGCTATTTGGAACTCCGTTCAATCCGTTATCGCTGAAGTATTTATCGAAAGCGGGATTAAACCTACACAAATTGATAGTATTGGTATTACAAACCAACGTGAAACAACTGTTGTTTGGGATAAACAAACTGGCGAGCCTATCTACAATGCAATAGTTTGGCAATCACGTCAAAGTGCTCCTATTGCTGAAAAATTAGTTAAAGATGGTTATAAAGATTTAATACATAAAAAAACTGGACTTGTTGTTGATGCGTACTTCTCTGCGACAAAAGTCCGTTGGATTTTAGAACATGTAGGAGGAGCTCAGGAACGCGCAGAAAAAGGAGAATTATTATTTGGGACAATAGATACCTGGTTAGTTTGGAAGCTTACAGGTGGAAAAACTCATGTTACAGACTACACTAATGCAGCTCGTACTATGTTATTCAATATCCAAGACTTGACTTGGGATAAAGAAATTTTAGACTTATTAAACATTCCTGAAATTATGCTACCTGAGGTAAAATCTAATTCTGAAATTTACGGGATTACTACCGACTATCATTTTTATGGTGGTGAAGTTAAAATCAGCGGTCTAGCAGGTGATCAACAAGCAGCATTATTCGGTCAACTTGCCTTTGATAAAGGTATGATTAAAAATACATACGGTACTGGTTCATTTATAATTATGAATATTGGTGAAAGTATGCAACTTTCAAAAAATAATCTACTGACAACGATTGGTTATGGTATTAATGGAAAAGTCTACTACGCATTAGAAGGTTCAATCTTTATCGCAGGAAGTGCTATCCAATGGTTACGAGATGGTTTACGTCTTATAAAAAAATCATCAGAAACTGAAGAATTAGCCTATAATTCTTCTAATAACAATGAGGTTTATCTTGTCCCAGCATTTACAGGCTTGGGAGCACCATATTGGAATCCAGAAGCTCGCGGTACAATTTTCGGATTAACTCGTGCCACAACAAAAGAAGATTTAGTAAAAGCAACACTGCAATCCATCGCTTATCAGGTACGTGATATTATCGATACAATGAAAATAGACGCTAACGTTGAAATCCCGCTACTAAAAGTAGATGGAGGTGCCGCACACAACAACTATCTTCTACAATTCCAATCTGACATATTAGGAGTGAAAATTGCACGCGCAGAGAATCTAGAAACAACAGCTCTTGGGGCTGCATTTTTCGCAGGACTTGCAACAGGTTATTGGAAAAACCTTGAAGAAATAAAAAATCTTAACTCTGCTGGAAAGTTATTTGTTCCGTCAATGGATAAAAATGAACGTGAAAAATTATACAAAGGTTGGAAGCGCGCTGTTCGTGCAACAGAATTCTTCGCAAAAGATGAATAA
- a CDS encoding DNA polymerase III subunit alpha has product MVYYNLQVHSAYDLLNSTIKYKELFEKLKSDNQDSVVIVDPNMYGAIKAYKEAKKTGINLISGLEVKLGYGISFLTFNILCKNERMFHKLFELSTRFLNEEELSLEAFLAEIKDFKDDFVLIVTSELRDSIEFSYLQEQLIGYDFYFGFNEKFNYSIYTYYDNIVYTKPSYYLNKDHYQQVVVARAIRDNTKLNIRELTTTIGDHFVRSVQDFSLLLESDNEEYIFMFQKSLDNQQRIIDKCRYELEFSGYHLPKYIYGEHEDVFAKMSAKDYLRYLVQKGAKEKLVGKDYYAYKKRYEYELKIIDDMGFNDYFLIVYDFVKYAKDNGILVGAGRGSAAGSLVCYLLNITEADPLEYNLLFERFLNKERISMPDIDIDFQDTRRDEVIKYVEGKYGEDKVAQIITFTTFQSKSAARETARILQFNEEDLKFISSNVSSTRTLTECYEVSENLRNFVNKSDLNRRWFSIALSLEELPKNPSVHAAGIVISDDKPLIKHTPLAASNVTKYLTQWTMDDVESVGLLKIDFLGIRYLTMVSNIVEQIKKDNPSFDITKINYADQKVYNLFTQGRTEGIFQFESSGMKEKLRLLRPTEFNDIVAMNALYRPGPMAQIETYVRRKHGEEKVVYPHPHLEKILRDTYGVIVYQEQIMLIAVNFAHMSLNEADNMRRAVSKKKKEDLEYYGRIFIEKSVAAGYDLNIAKKLFDLIVTFANYGFNKSHAVVYSMLAYRLAYLKVYYTKYFMTALLNNVISSEKKINEYKQELNNLGITLAKPDVNVSLSDFSVYKQDIVFALTAIKNVGYRSSYEIVQDRLNFGKYQDIDDFLKRMNKKVDYQAAQSLVKAGALDTFGYNRATLMKKVKDYYEDDRKYINNVRVALSAESGLTLKVEEIEDYPIAEKIQMEKEVTGTYFLKHPVQVEKEKYAYLPLRYIGRDVSDSYVEVITKKEIKTKKGEYMAFLTVNDGKNDYDVTVFPSVYKYASGFIKVGEFSVMTLKKQIRNNREQYILEKIASLKNYNDYCLNNIKIIYIIESKDVLELLQEYKVEDSGVEVVLFQNNNTDKARKFHIENEQLFVHKFLNKFPGKRIKIEYSKK; this is encoded by the coding sequence ATGGTTTATTATAATTTGCAAGTTCATAGTGCGTATGATTTACTCAATAGTACGATAAAGTACAAAGAATTGTTTGAGAAGCTAAAGAGTGACAATCAAGATTCAGTAGTAATAGTCGATCCCAATATGTACGGAGCGATAAAAGCTTATAAAGAAGCTAAAAAGACTGGAATAAATTTAATTTCGGGATTAGAAGTTAAGTTGGGATATGGTATTAGTTTTTTAACTTTTAATATTTTATGTAAAAATGAAAGAATGTTCCATAAATTATTTGAGTTATCAACTCGCTTTTTGAACGAGGAAGAGTTATCGTTAGAAGCTTTTTTAGCGGAGATAAAAGATTTTAAGGATGATTTTGTTCTTATTGTTACTAGTGAATTAAGAGACAGTATAGAATTTAGTTATCTTCAAGAACAGTTAATCGGATATGATTTTTATTTTGGTTTTAATGAAAAATTTAATTACAGTATTTATACATATTATGATAATATCGTTTATACAAAACCAAGTTATTATTTAAATAAAGACCACTATCAACAAGTAGTTGTAGCGCGGGCTATAAGAGATAATACTAAGTTGAATATAAGAGAATTAACGACAACTATTGGAGATCATTTTGTACGTAGCGTACAAGATTTTTCTTTACTTTTAGAGTCAGATAATGAAGAGTATATTTTTATGTTTCAAAAATCTCTAGATAATCAGCAAAGAATAATAGATAAATGTCGTTATGAATTGGAATTTTCGGGTTATCATCTTCCTAAATATATTTACGGAGAGCATGAAGATGTTTTTGCGAAAATGTCTGCTAAGGACTATCTTCGATACTTAGTTCAAAAAGGAGCTAAGGAAAAACTTGTTGGGAAAGATTATTATGCATATAAAAAGCGTTATGAGTATGAGCTTAAGATTATTGATGATATGGGCTTTAACGACTACTTCTTGATTGTTTATGATTTTGTTAAATATGCAAAAGATAATGGGATTTTAGTTGGAGCAGGACGTGGTAGCGCAGCAGGAAGTTTGGTATGTTATTTACTAAATATTACTGAAGCTGATCCACTTGAATATAACTTGCTTTTCGAACGTTTCTTAAACAAAGAGCGTATTTCGATGCCGGATATCGATATTGACTTTCAGGATACACGTCGTGATGAAGTGATAAAATATGTGGAAGGAAAATACGGAGAAGATAAAGTTGCACAAATTATTACCTTTACAACATTTCAATCAAAGAGTGCTGCTAGAGAAACGGCAAGGATACTCCAGTTTAATGAAGAGGATTTGAAATTTATCAGCAGTAATGTAAGTTCTACAAGAACATTAACCGAATGCTATGAAGTATCAGAAAATCTTAGAAATTTTGTTAATAAAAGTGATTTGAATCGACGTTGGTTCTCTATTGCATTAAGTCTTGAAGAATTGCCGAAAAATCCTTCGGTTCACGCAGCGGGTATAGTAATAAGTGATGATAAACCTTTGATTAAACATACGCCATTGGCTGCTTCAAATGTAACAAAATATTTAACACAGTGGACTATGGATGATGTTGAAAGTGTTGGACTTTTGAAGATAGACTTTTTAGGGATTCGTTATTTAACGATGGTTTCAAATATAGTCGAGCAAATTAAAAAAGATAATCCTAGTTTTGATATAACGAAGATTAATTACGCTGATCAAAAAGTATATAATTTGTTTACACAAGGAAGAACGGAAGGTATTTTCCAGTTTGAATCAAGCGGAATGAAGGAAAAACTTCGTTTGCTTCGTCCGACAGAATTCAATGATATAGTTGCGATGAATGCTCTTTATCGCCCAGGACCTATGGCACAGATAGAGACTTACGTTCGTAGAAAACATGGTGAAGAAAAAGTTGTTTACCCGCATCCACATCTGGAAAAAATATTAAGGGATACTTATGGGGTTATCGTTTATCAAGAGCAAATTATGCTTATTGCGGTGAACTTTGCTCATATGTCACTGAATGAAGCTGATAATATGCGTAGAGCGGTGAGTAAAAAGAAAAAAGAAGATTTGGAATATTACGGACGAATTTTCATTGAGAAAAGTGTAGCTGCGGGATATGACCTTAATATCGCGAAAAAACTTTTTGACTTGATAGTAACATTTGCTAATTACGGATTTAACAAGAGTCACGCAGTTGTTTATAGTATGCTTGCTTATCGTTTGGCATACTTAAAAGTTTATTATACAAAGTATTTCATGACAGCTCTTCTAAATAACGTAATTAGTAGTGAGAAGAAAATTAATGAATATAAACAAGAATTGAATAATCTAGGGATTACCTTGGCTAAGCCAGACGTCAACGTTAGTTTAAGTGATTTTAGTGTTTATAAGCAGGATATTGTTTTTGCATTAACGGCGATAAAAAATGTTGGTTATCGCAGTAGTTATGAGATTGTTCAAGATAGACTTAATTTCGGGAAATATCAAGATATAGATGATTTCTTAAAACGTATGAATAAAAAAGTTGACTACCAAGCAGCGCAGTCATTAGTTAAGGCTGGAGCATTGGATACTTTTGGTTACAATCGTGCAACACTTATGAAAAAAGTTAAAGATTACTATGAAGATGACCGTAAGTATATAAATAATGTAAGAGTAGCCTTATCAGCAGAATCAGGCTTAACTTTGAAGGTTGAGGAGATAGAAGATTACCCGATTGCTGAAAAAATTCAAATGGAAAAAGAGGTCACAGGTACATATTTCTTGAAGCATCCAGTTCAAGTAGAAAAAGAAAAATATGCTTATTTACCTCTTCGATATATTGGGCGAGATGTAAGTGATAGCTACGTTGAGGTTATCACCAAAAAAGAGATAAAAACCAAGAAAGGTGAGTATATGGCCTTTCTAACTGTTAATGATGGCAAGAATGACTATGATGTTACGGTGTTTCCAAGTGTCTATAAATATGCGAGTGGTTTTATTAAGGTTGGAGAGTTTTCTGTTATGACTCTGAAAAAGCAAATTCGCAACAATCGAGAACAATATATTTTAGAGAAGATAGCGAGCTTAAAAAATTATAATGATTATTGCTTAAATAATATAAAAATAATTTACATTATAGAAAGTAAAGATGTTTTGGAATTATTACAAGAATATAAGGTAGAAGATTCTGGTGTAGAAGTGGTATTATTCCAAAATAATAATACAGATAAAGCGCGTAAATTCCACATAGAAAATGAACAATTATTTGTTCATAAATTTTTGAATAAATTCCCTGGAAAACGCATTAAAATAGAATATTCAAAGAAATAA
- a CDS encoding flavin reductase family protein produces MKQEIDTKKLYYGFPVILIGYKDPKWRYNVTTSSSSYSLGNMITVGIRTNSNAEKNIKEYKEFTVNIPCQEILNKVEIAGFHPGQNKIGMADITYDPGKYVDAPILDECILSIECKVEHIVEYGGYTNFIASIKRRVVDESVIDEEGKLKGVEFNPIYFVGDEHQRVYRYFNEESKKLGDNIGCSSEDDGLTCG; encoded by the coding sequence ATGAAACAAGAAATAGATACAAAGAAGCTTTACTATGGTTTTCCAGTTATTTTAATTGGTTATAAGGATCCTAAATGGCGTTATAATGTAACGACATCAAGTTCATCATATTCATTAGGAAATATGATAACTGTAGGGATTAGAACTAATAGTAATGCGGAGAAGAATATAAAAGAATATAAAGAATTTACGGTTAATATACCTTGTCAGGAAATTTTGAATAAGGTGGAGATTGCAGGCTTCCACCCAGGACAAAATAAAATAGGAATGGCAGATATAACGTATGATCCTGGAAAATATGTTGATGCACCAATATTAGATGAATGTATTTTATCTATTGAGTGTAAGGTTGAGCACATCGTTGAGTATGGAGGATATACTAACTTTATCGCTAGTATTAAACGTCGTGTAGTTGACGAAAGTGTTATCGATGAAGAAGGTAAACTAAAAGGAGTAGAGTTTAATCCTATTTACTTCGTTGGTGACGAACATCAAAGAGTATATCGATATTTCAATGAGGAGAGCAAGAAATTAGGAGATAATATAGGTTGTTCATCCGAAGATGATGGGCTGACATGCGGTTAA
- the yaaA gene encoding peroxide stress protein YaaA: MKILIPTAKELNKKAQEVPEELLGEKTKNIIDEFADKKPEELAKIYKIKEEKAQEEYVRWQNLANHSAKSYRVLELFNGLMYRNISRDNFTKEDAEYIKKNVYITTALYGVINAYEAIHEHRLDFLQNVKIKDSSLKNFWREDYDRSVENDEVIISLLSSEFEEVFSKTIREKFIKISFMEEKNGDLKIHSTISKKARGKFLSEIIKRKITNIREVETIKFDDFEYKPELSTENNLAFVAKR, from the coding sequence ATGAAGATTTTAATACCAACAGCGAAAGAATTAAATAAAAAAGCACAAGAAGTACCTGAAGAGCTTTTAGGTGAGAAAACAAAAAATATTATTGATGAATTTGCTGATAAAAAGCCAGAAGAACTTGCTAAAATATACAAAATAAAAGAAGAAAAAGCGCAGGAAGAGTATGTGCGTTGGCAAAATTTAGCAAACCACAGCGCAAAATCTTATAGAGTATTAGAGCTTTTTAATGGTTTAATGTATCGAAATATTAGCCGTGATAACTTTACTAAGGAAGATGCAGAGTATATAAAGAAAAATGTGTACATCACAACTGCTCTTTACGGGGTTATAAACGCCTATGAGGCAATTCATGAACATCGTCTTGATTTTCTACAAAATGTAAAAATTAAAGATAGTTCGTTGAAAAATTTTTGGCGCGAAGATTATGATAGAAGTGTAGAAAATGATGAAGTTATTATATCGTTATTATCAAGTGAATTTGAGGAAGTTTTTTCAAAAACTATACGCGAAAAATTCATTAAGATTAGTTTTATGGAAGAAAAAAATGGAGATTTAAAAATACATTCGACTATCTCTAAAAAGGCACGTGGTAAATTTTTAAGTGAGATAATAAAGCGAAAGATTACTAATATAAGAGAAGTAGAAACTATAAAATTTGATGATTTTGAGTACAAGCCTGAGCTTTCAACTGAGAATAATTTGGCGTTTGTAGCTAAAAGATAA
- a CDS encoding GNAT family N-acetyltransferase — protein sequence MSENKININLVIDDVYEFEKLLVAFGEIFEEDIDYPSKEYLTKLLRSEQLLVITAKVGNEVVGGLTAYVLVNYQVEGASIYIYDLGVKESFRNNGIGKSLIKFLIDYSKQNNIQDIFVDTEQIDNEEAIAFYNKTGFNTETKVLQYTYKI from the coding sequence ATGAGTGAAAATAAAATAAATATTAATCTTGTAATTGATGATGTTTACGAGTTTGAGAAATTATTAGTTGCTTTTGGAGAAATATTTGAAGAAGATATAGACTACCCTAGTAAAGAGTATCTTACTAAATTGTTAAGAAGTGAACAATTATTAGTGATTACAGCGAAAGTAGGAAATGAAGTAGTTGGAGGTCTGACAGCTTATGTTCTAGTGAACTATCAAGTGGAAGGAGCGAGTATTTATATCTATGATTTAGGTGTAAAGGAAAGCTTTAGAAATAATGGGATAGGGAAAAGTTTAATAAAGTTTTTAATAGACTATTCTAAACAAAATAATATTCAAGATATTTTTGTTGATACAGAACAAATTGATAATGAAGAGGCCATAGCTTTTTACAATAAAACAGGATTTAATACTGAAACAAAAGTATTACAATATACTTATAAAATTTAA
- the pfkA gene encoding 6-phosphofructokinase, with protein MKKIAVLTSGGDAPGMNAAVRAVVRTAIYNGLEVYGVYQGYKGLVENNIKKLEVGDVGNIINRGGTMLYSARLPEFANPEVRKIAIKNLEALGIDGLVVIGGDGSYRGAMALSNEMNIKTVGVPGTIDNDICCTDYTIGFDTALNTIVDAIDKVRDTASSHERAFIIEVMGRNAGDLALYAGIAGGSESLLIPEKKEDLEEVVSRIKAGESRGKRHSIIVLAEGVMGGQELADKLQELTGEKVRATILGHIQRGGTPSAQDRVLASRFGNYAVQLLLAGESGRAVGIQNNKLVSTKFQDVFSDVHNVDLSMYDVSKQLSI; from the coding sequence ATGAAAAAAATCGCAGTTTTGACAAGTGGTGGAGATGCACCGGGAATGAACGCAGCGGTACGTGCGGTTGTAAGAACAGCAATCTATAATGGTTTAGAAGTTTACGGAGTATATCAAGGATACAAAGGTCTAGTAGAAAATAATATTAAAAAATTAGAAGTTGGGGATGTGGGTAACATCATTAACCGTGGTGGAACAATGCTTTATTCAGCACGTCTACCAGAGTTTGCTAATCCAGAAGTAAGAAAGATTGCTATTAAAAACTTAGAAGCATTAGGTATCGATGGTCTAGTGGTAATCGGTGGTGATGGGTCATACCGTGGGGCAATGGCCTTAAGTAATGAGATGAACATCAAGACAGTGGGTGTTCCGGGAACAATTGACAACGATATTTGTTGTACGGATTACACAATAGGATTTGATACAGCGCTTAACACAATTGTAGATGCAATAGACAAAGTTCGTGATACTGCATCAAGTCATGAGCGTGCGTTTATTATCGAGGTAATGGGGCGTAATGCAGGAGACTTAGCGTTATATGCTGGTATTGCAGGAGGAAGTGAGAGTCTACTTATTCCTGAGAAAAAAGAAGATCTTGAAGAAGTAGTTTCTCGTATTAAAGCAGGAGAAAGTCGTGGGAAAAGACACTCAATTATTGTCCTTGCTGAAGGAGTAATGGGTGGTCAAGAGTTAGCAGATAAACTTCAAGAACTTACTGGAGAAAAAGTTCGTGCGACTATTTTAGGGCACATTCAACGTGGTGGAACACCATCAGCACAAGATAGAGTACTAGCATCACGTTTTGGGAACTATGCAGTTCAACTTTTATTAGCGGGCGAGTCTGGACGTGCTGTAGGTATTCAAAATAATAAACTTGTGAGTACTAAGTTCCAAGACGTATTTAGTGATGTTCATAATGTTGATTTATCAATGTATGATGTATCAAAACAACTTTCAATCTAA
- a CDS encoding MarR family transcriptional regulator has protein sequence MNFWDQHKTITCYYAMLTRNICDKFGLTQMEYAILMFLHNNPQYNTAADIVRGRKATKSHVSAALKLLEDNGLVMKKQSADNKKRIEIVLLESAQEIIQEGLSVQKEFIKNIFQDLTDEEMSMWKGIFTKICGNAEKCLQDR, from the coding sequence ATGAATTTTTGGGATCAACATAAAACAATCACTTGTTATTATGCAATGCTTACTAGAAATATTTGTGATAAGTTTGGTTTGACGCAGATGGAATATGCTATATTGATGTTTTTACATAATAATCCGCAGTACAATACGGCGGCCGATATAGTGAGGGGACGTAAAGCTACAAAGTCTCATGTATCAGCTGCGCTAAAGTTACTTGAAGATAATGGATTAGTTATGAAAAAACAAAGTGCGGATAATAAAAAACGAATAGAGATAGTTTTACTAGAGTCTGCACAAGAGATTATTCAAGAAGGTCTTAGTGTGCAAAAAGAATTTATCAAAAATATTTTCCAAGACTTAACAGATGAAGAAATGAGTATGTGGAAAGGTATTTTTACCAAAATATGTGGTAATGCTGAAAAATGTTTACAGGATAGATAA